The following coding sequences lie in one Lolium perenne isolate Kyuss_39 chromosome 2, Kyuss_2.0, whole genome shotgun sequence genomic window:
- the LOC127333062 gene encoding uncharacterized protein: MVSFCFLVDQRRKVRSSKPAAGICSRCGGCASVADMETATRLCYLLTVHRVTWRAIICTFCGAMLKSYRHYRLY; this comes from the coding sequence ATGGTGTCCTTCTGCTTCCTGGTGGACCAGCGGCGGAAGGTGCGCAGCAGCAAGCCGGCGGCGGGCATCTGCTCGCGGTGCGGCGGCTGCGCCAGCGTGGCGGACATGGAGACGGCGACGCGCCTCTGCTACCTCCTCACCGTGCACCGGGTCACATGGCGCGCCATCATCTGCACCTTCTGCGGCGCCATGCTCAAGTCCTACCGCCACTACAGGCTCTACTAG